From the genome of Lutra lutra chromosome 8, mLutLut1.2, whole genome shotgun sequence:
GATCCAAAAGATGCTGCCCAGCGCACTGTCTAGAAAGGAAATAAGCCTCTGAAGGGAACAACTGTGGATTCCCAACTGTGCCCAACATGTTTGATGCTCAGTAAACAAAACCTTTGTGACATCATCACAGAGTTATAAGTCCTCTGATAACAGATTCATTTCTTATCATAAGAAAGTAACACTTTCTCCAATTATCAGGGAGGTCCAAGTGCAGGCTTTATAAATATTCTCTCCATGGGCTTCTTCATACCAGTTCTGCCTGCTACAAATGCCTACTGGTCCGCTGAGGAGGACTTCCTCATGAAGACGCTGCTGTGTGATGCTCCATCCTCAACTGATTCTATTTCACCTCTTTGTTTAGTTTGTTGGGGAACTGTTTTCACTTGAAGGTCTTGACTGAGACAATAGGCAGACACCCACAGATATTAACAAAAAGAGTGGACTCTGCCCTTAAACCTACTCATTTTACCACCTCCACGGGTGAAATCAATCACGTTGTCAATCTTCTTGGGCAGTTCTGGAGGTTAGGTAGAAGCTAAAAGTTTATAGCTTCATAGAAGCATTTGTAACCATGGCAAGATAAACAGACAATACTTAAAAGGCtaactccaggggcgcctgggtggctcaatgggttaaagcctctgccttcggctcaggtcatgatcccagggtcctgggatcaagccccacattgggctctctgctcagcggggagactgcttccctctctctctctgcctgcctctctgcctgcttcgctgcctgcttgtgatctctgtcaaataaataaaatcttaaaaaaaaaaaaaaaggctaactCCAATAAAATGCTGAGGAGCTGGACAGCCTAGGTTGTGTTCCCTCAGATTCCCATCAGTGACAAACACCAAAAGCAAGTGGAGTTATTTCAAAATCCACAGCCTTGTTTCCTGAGTGATCTGTGCCCAGAGATCAGAAACCCAGCCTGTGTATCTAGAAGGGAGAGAGTTTCTGTAGTGCCAGAGATGTGAGTCAGACTTGGAATTACAGGGCACAGGGCCAAGGTGAAACATTTCCCTAGATTtgctctgtttcctcctccctttgcctTTAGATGTTATTTCCTTacgtcctctttttttttttttttaaagattttatttatttatttgatagacagagatcacaagtagtcagagaggcaggcagagagagagaaggggaagcagactccccgctgaacagagaccctgatgcagggctccatccaaggaccctgggatcatgacctgagccgaaggcagaggctttaacccactgagccacccaggcgcccctacgtcCTCTTTTTTGACTCTATTTTTTGCTGAGTATTTTCCTTGCTTCACTTCCAATGAAAATTGAAGAAACTCTGAAAAATTCTAAGATGGgcaattttgacttttttttttttaaaggaataaaaaaatggttcttagaacacacatgcacacacacacactcacacacactctccttTCCTGGAGGATGATATAGTATCCTAGAGGGTTGTGAAAGCTGTCGACAGATCAGGGAAGCTCCAGCTTCACAGAGACACCTGTCGTGTTGGGGTTAGCAGCTGCCGTCGGGTCTGCCCTCTGTGTCCCGGAGGAAATTGTACCCACACGGTGTGTGCCTTCACTGATCTGGAACTGGAAATGGCGAGAGGTTCTAAGGCAACACGAATATCACGGCACAACTTCCAAACAGGCCGAGTCCCAGTTCATCCTGGGAGAACGTGCCTGAGAGCCCAACCCTGGGAATCGGGCAGAGAGAAAACCTGGAGAGTCTCTGGCCAGCGAAAAACGATCGTCGCGATCAAATTAATAGTGTGAAAACGACTTTAAGTAAGCCATGCTAACTTGGGTCAGGCTCTGGACATCGAGGGTGGGCTGAGGTTCTCCAACGCACTCCCCACACTTGGAGGTTTTCTTGGAGATGCTGGGACCGTCGAGGAGGGTACGGGAAGGAACTAGACGCTGACTCTCCTCCAGGCGGAGACAGCCCAGCCTGTAGGATTACATGAGATAGGACAGAGTCCAAGTGGGTCCCCAGCCGGGCGAGGCGCGCAGGAAGGAATCGAAGAGTTTAATTAACTACCCTcttccccagcacacacacaccaagtgAAAAGAGACCCAAATAGGCGATCCCCAAACCGTTTGATCGGAGGAAATTGGGTTTGTCTCCCCCCCTGCCCTTCACCCTTCCTGTCTTTCAATCTATCAGGattgttggtttaaaaaaaagggggagggagcaaaAAATAGGGGGCGGGGAAGAGGAGACGACCGAGCCGCTCTTGAGAACCCGGGCTGCGCCTGGGTGAACTTCGTCTTGCAGATAACCCGCCCCTCGCTCGGCTCCGCGAGCTGCTCCGCCAGCTGCTCCGGCCCAGCTCGCCACCCGCCCGCACGCCCTGCCTCGCCGCCCCGCGCCCGCGTGCCCGCCGGAGCCCGGCGGGGACCTGGCCGCTCGGGGCCGAGCCGGGGTGCGCGTGGGCGCGCGCGCCGAGCGGCCTGGATCCCGCGGCGGCGTCCGCGCTCCGCGTTTTCGCTCCCGCCGGGCCCTGGAGGCGAGGGCGGGGTGCGCGGCGGCGCCGCGGAGCGGGGTTCGGGAATCCGAGCGCACTCCGCCTGCAGCCCGCCGTGAGCGCCGCctcccgcggccgccgccgcccgaCAGCGCGCTCCGGAACATGCCAGCCTCGCGCCGCCTGCGCTGACTTCCTCGAGGGGCGCCGCGGTCCGCACGGCGACTGGCCGGGCTCTCGATGCTTCGCTCGCTGCCCGCCCTCGCCCACCCCTGACGCGGCGGACCGCAGCTCCGCAGATCTGCCGCGGTGCGGAGGACCGTCCAGCCGACTTCTCGCTCCCTCGCGCGGGGTGAGTGGCAGCCCGGCTCCGGCCGGCTCTGCAGAGGGGCTGCGGCGCGGCAGTGGGGGGCGAGCGCCGCAGGGGAAGGGCCGGGCACCTAGGGTGTCGCTGCGGGGGGCCTGTGACACCCAGACTGGGCGGGCAGAGCAGAAAAtaagggagaagggcagaatCGGTTTGTTGGGCTGTGTAGACACTGAAAGCGGATACGGAGCTGCAACACCAAGAGGGCTTCAGATAGGCTGCCCGCATGGCTCCTCTTTGCTGCATCACAACCAACTCTTCCCTTGATTCTCTTCTGCGTGGAACCCCGTTCGGTGGCCCCAGAGCTGGGGCGATGAGGGACGCAGGGAGGCGAGGGTGCGTTGGCATGTGTCCGCCGCTTAGGATCGCCTGTCACCTACTGGCGTCCGGAGGCAGGGTGCTCTGGAATGCTCTGCGGAAAGGGCCGGCTGCTTTTTGGCAGGGGTGCATTagctcccccgccccctcccgccccgaCAAAGGTGTTTTCTGCATGTAGCACGTATGTGGAAAAGAATGGGAGCGTCTTCCTCCCTTTAGGCAGAAAAAGTTGGAGAAACTGGGCATGGTAATAATTAGTAGGACCGGGACTCAGGATGCAGCAGAAAGCTGTTAAATTTTCATTGCCCTCTAAGAAAAACAAACGACATCGCCAGTGACGCTCGGCAG
Proteins encoded in this window:
- the LOC125106927 gene encoding translation initiation factor IF-2-like, which encodes MCPALQWRTEAERVGRIHAPSWPKGMLISILVQLCPARGSEKSAGRSSAPRQICGAAVRRVRGGRGRAASEASRARPVAVRTAAPLEEVSAGGARLACSGARCRAAAAAGGGAHGGLQAECARIPEPRSAAPPRTPPSPPGPGGSENAERGRRRGIQAARRARPRAPRLGPERPGPRRAPAGTRARGGEAGRAGGWRAGPEQLAEQLAEPSEGRVICKTKFTQAQPGLGCLRLEESQRLVPSRTLLDGPSISKKTSKCGECVGEPQPTLDVQSLTQFQISEGTHRVGTISSGTQRADPTAAANPNTTGVSVKLELP